In one Penaeus monodon isolate SGIC_2016 chromosome 20, NSTDA_Pmon_1, whole genome shotgun sequence genomic region, the following are encoded:
- the LOC119585715 gene encoding innexin shaking-B-like: MFLMDRFLGGTFLTFGLDVIKFMEDDQEVRVDPMIFVFPRMTKCSFSKFGTSGELERYDSLCILPINIVNEKIYIFLWFWFLLLVFLTFFVLLYRLMIILSPRMRAYLLCLRFRLINKEVINTIVRKSKMGDWFLFYMLGQNVDTLIFKEVMHELAKRLGHASKDFGEP, translated from the coding sequence ATGTTCCTGATGGACCGGTTCCTGGGCGGGACGTTCCTGACCTTCGGCCTGGACGTCATCAAGTTCATGGAGGACGACCAGGAGGTGCGCGTGGACCCCATGATCTTCGTGTTCCCGCGCATGACCAAGTGTTCGTTCAGCAAGTTCGGAACGTCGGGAGAGCTGGAACGCTACGACTCGCTGTGCATCTTGCCCATCAACATCGTCAACGAGAAGATCTACATCTTCCTGTGGTTCTGGTTCCTCCTGCTGGTGTTCCTGACCTTCTTCGTCCTCCTGTATCGCCTCATGATCATCCTGAGTCCGCGGATGAGGGCCTACCTCCTCTGTCTCCGGTTTCGACTCATCAACAAGGAGGTGATCAACACGATAGTCAGGAAGAGCAAAATGGGCGACTGGTTTCTCTTCTACATGCTCGGCCAGAACGTGGACACGCTCATATTCAAGGAGGTCATGCACGAGTTGGCGAAGAGGTTGGGCCATGCATCCAAAGACTTCGGCGAGCCCTGA